Part of the Acidimicrobiales bacterium genome is shown below.
GTGCTCATCCTGGCCAGCGACCGGGACTACGGGCTGTTCATCTTCCGGGACCCGTGAGCCGCCCCGCCCGACGGGAGCAATCGTGACGGAGGGGCCGGTCCGTCGGCCCCTCCGTCACGCCCGGTGGGAGGTGCGGAGGTCGACGTCGAGGGCGAGAGTGAGGCAGCGGCAGGCGCCGCCCGCCTTGAGGAACTCGCCCACGTCGTGCACCGCCACCTCGAACCCCCACGACTCCAGCGTGCGGCCGACGGCGGGCGGGCACGACGGCATGTGCACCACGTCGCCGACCACGACCGAGTTGGCGCAGAAGGCCAGCGCCTCGTGCTCCTCGAGGACCAGCGGCTCGGGCACCAGGGCCTCGACCACCTTGCAGCCGTAGCGGTCCCACCCGGTCGGGGCCACGATGGCCCGGCGGTCGTCGAGCGGGCAGAAGGTCAGGTCGAGGTGGTAGAGGCGGGGGTCGACCAGCTCGACCGACCGTACCGGTGCGCCGGTGAGCCGGGACAGGGCCGTGTGCGAGGCGGCGTCGGAGCGGGTGCGGTAGCCGGACAGGAGGACGCCGGCGAAGGGCAGGGCGTCGCCCGCCCCCTCGTGGGAGACGTCGGCGGGCAGCGGTGCGACCTCGTACCCGCGGGCCTCGAACCAGGCGACGTCGTGGGGCACCTCCTCCTGGCGCTCGGGGTGGCGGAACCGGGCGGGCACGTAACGAGAGCCGCTGACCACGCCGGCGTTGGCGGTGAACACCAGGTCGGGCAGGCCCTCGACCGGCTCCATGAGCTCGACCACGGCGCCCGAGCCCCGCAGTGCGTCCACCAGCGCGGCCCACTGCACGCGGGCCCGCTCGGGGTCGACGGCCACCTCGACGCTCATCCACGTGTTGATCTCGTAGAGCACCCCGAAGTGCTCGGGCGGGCACATCAGGTAGCGCCGCCCCCACGGGAGGCCCCTCACGGCCCCGGTCTCACCCGCACAGCTCCTGGCAGAGGCCCTCGGCGAACAGCCCGACGTCGGTGACGATCCCCAGGGCCTGGTGGCTGCCCCGGTCGGCCAGCTTGGTGACGACCGCCTGGTTGATGT
Proteins encoded:
- a CDS encoding arginine deiminase-related protein, giving the protein MRGLPWGRRYLMCPPEHFGVLYEINTWMSVEVAVDPERARVQWAALVDALRGSGAVVELMEPVEGLPDLVFTANAGVVSGSRYVPARFRHPERQEEVPHDVAWFEARGYEVAPLPADVSHEGAGDALPFAGVLLSGYRTRSDAASHTALSRLTGAPVRSVELVDPRLYHLDLTFCPLDDRRAIVAPTGWDRYGCKVVEALVPEPLVLEEHEALAFCANSVVVGDVVHMPSCPPAVGRTLESWGFEVAVHDVGEFLKAGGACRCLTLALDVDLRTSHRA